Proteins encoded together in one Neisseria lactamica window:
- a CDS encoding acyl-CoA thioesterase, translated as MNKKHIFCRHSHIIQVPFFDVDPMRIVWHGNYVKYLEVARCAFLDSIGYGYGEMGRRGFSWPIVKMDLKYIRPARFGQTIRIDMAIVEIDTCLRIDYTLSDEQTGEKLTRASTTQAAVSLETGETQFQTPESWLEAVRSHPTFQAA; from the coding sequence ATGAACAAAAAACACATTTTTTGCCGCCACAGCCACATCATCCAAGTCCCGTTTTTCGATGTCGATCCGATGCGGATCGTTTGGCACGGCAACTACGTCAAATACCTCGAAGTCGCACGCTGCGCCTTCCTTGACAGCATAGGCTACGGCTACGGTGAAATGGGCAGGCGGGGCTTCAGTTGGCCCATCGTCAAAATGGACTTGAAATACATACGCCCCGCACGGTTCGGACAAACCATCCGCATCGATATGGCAATCGTCGAAATCGACACTTGCCTGCGTATCGACTACACTTTGTCCGATGAGCAAACCGGCGAAAAACTGACCCGCGCATCGACCACGCAGGCGGCAGTATCCTTGGAAACCGGAGAAACACAGTTCCAAACGCCGGAAAGCTGGCTCGAAGCCGTACGGAGTCATCCGACTTTTCAAGCCGCATAA
- a CDS encoding outer membrane lipoprotein carrier protein LolA has translation MKKYLLAALLAANALSASAFSTAELTRILQKPDNIQGSFIQYRHLKSLSKPMAATGKFVLMPKRGLLWQMQKPFAATLRVRSDGISQWNGKGWMMPDTGKFSGQNRQIKLFLDLIGGDTQGLEKQFDLKLEGSAQKWTLQLTPKTLVMKQIFNHIDISGDSVVRRIELHEKQGDKTDMRFDGISVGNPPDKFAEQSL, from the coding sequence ATGAAAAAATACCTGCTTGCCGCGCTCCTTGCCGCAAACGCCCTTTCCGCCTCGGCATTTTCCACTGCCGAACTGACCCGGATACTGCAAAAACCCGACAACATCCAAGGCAGCTTTATCCAATACCGCCATCTGAAATCCCTATCCAAACCGATGGCTGCAACCGGAAAATTCGTACTGATGCCCAAACGCGGACTGCTCTGGCAGATGCAAAAACCGTTTGCCGCCACCCTGCGCGTCCGTTCGGACGGCATCAGCCAATGGAACGGCAAAGGCTGGATGATGCCCGACACCGGAAAATTTTCCGGACAAAACAGGCAAATCAAACTCTTTCTTGACCTTATCGGCGGCGATACGCAAGGGCTGGAAAAACAGTTTGACCTGAAACTCGAAGGATCGGCGCAAAAATGGACGCTGCAACTCACGCCGAAAACACTGGTGATGAAACAAATCTTCAACCATATCGACATCAGCGGGGACAGCGTCGTACGCCGTATCGAACTGCACGAAAAACAAGGGGACAAAACCGATATGCGGTTTGACGGCATCAGCGTCGGCAACCCACCGGACAAGTTTGCCGAACAATCACTCTGA
- a CDS encoding FAD:protein FMN transferase has translation MGRHFGRRRFLTVAAVAAAGAAVSFLPNPFAADDEKRNENVFFWKGVALGSGAELRLFGVDDRQAADLVNKVLAEVARLEKMFSLYREDSLISRLNRDGYLTSPPADFLELLSICREMHTLTGGAFDPTVQVLWKLYADYFSAHPDAETPPPQNSVDEALKRVGFGKVSFDDREIRFAEKGMGLSLNGIAQGYITDKVVALLKANGVPAALVDMGEIRGFDTNGKRTWNVGIRNPDDEEGVLANITMKDKAFATSGGYGTVMDKAGRFTHLFDPRTGVSTPRYKSISVMADDAAVADALSTAFSVMDLPLIRSVAESRRLKVWLLMPDNTLNEIG, from the coding sequence ATGGGCAGGCATTTCGGGCGCAGGCGTTTTTTGACGGTTGCCGCCGTTGCGGCGGCGGGCGCGGCGGTTTCTTTCCTGCCGAATCCTTTTGCCGCCGATGATGAAAAACGCAATGAAAATGTGTTTTTCTGGAAAGGTGTCGCGCTGGGTTCCGGTGCGGAGCTCCGTCTGTTCGGTGTGGACGACAGACAGGCGGCGGATTTGGTCAATAAGGTTTTGGCGGAAGTGGCGCGTTTGGAAAAAATGTTCAGTCTTTACCGTGAAGACAGTCTGATTAGCCGCCTGAACAGGGACGGTTATCTGACTTCGCCTCCGGCGGATTTCTTGGAACTGTTGAGCATTTGCCGGGAGATGCATACTTTGACCGGCGGGGCATTCGATCCGACAGTGCAGGTTTTGTGGAAACTGTATGCTGATTATTTTTCCGCCCATCCCGATGCGGAAACGCCGCCGCCTCAAAACAGCGTGGATGAAGCCCTGAAGCGGGTCGGCTTCGGCAAAGTCTCGTTTGACGACCGTGAAATCCGTTTTGCCGAAAAGGGTATGGGTTTGTCCTTGAACGGTATCGCGCAAGGCTATATCACAGACAAGGTTGTTGCGCTGCTTAAAGCAAACGGCGTGCCTGCCGCGCTGGTCGATATGGGTGAAATCCGCGGGTTTGATACAAACGGTAAACGGACTTGGAATGTCGGCATCCGCAATCCGGACGACGAAGAAGGCGTGTTGGCAAATATCACGATGAAAGACAAGGCGTTTGCCACTTCGGGCGGCTATGGGACGGTGATGGACAAGGCGGGCAGGTTTACCCATTTGTTCGATCCGCGAACCGGCGTGAGTACGCCTCGTTATAAAAGCATCAGCGTAATGGCGGATGATGCGGCGGTTGCCGATGCCTTGTCGACGGCGTTTTCCGTGATGGATTTGCCGCTGATACGGTCGGTTGCCGAAAGCAGGCGGCTTAAAGTTTGGCTGCTGATGCCGGACAATACTTTGAACGAAATAGGTTGA
- a CDS encoding beta-ketoacyl-ACP synthase: protein MNIPVYLGSPALTSALGSGLHTHIDTLLSPSSKPALTFSSDWVGGKNLAFGMVKEILRPFSDGTPAHCRSRTNRLLWHTLEQIEPQIRAAIRRYGANRIAVVIGTSTGGADENIPMFRQAVQGKAWQGLTFNQCQHLMNAPADFIADAYGLNGLRYVVSTACTSGARALISAARLLRAGMCDAVVCGGADTLSPLTVNGFASLEVLSPNIANPFSANRDGINIGEGAAVFIMTRDADFSGGMRLLGYGASSDAYHISTPRPDAQGAILAFQTALQHANLAPEDIGWINLHGTGTHHNDSMESRAVAAVFGNNTPCTSTKPQTGHTLGAAGAIEAAFAWGIADRQSNPEGKLPPQLWDGQNDPDLPAINLTGSGSRWETEKRIASSSSFAFGGSNCVLIIG, encoded by the coding sequence ATGAACATACCTGTTTACCTCGGAAGCCCTGCACTCACCAGCGCGTTGGGCAGCGGCCTGCACACCCACATCGACACCCTGCTGTCCCCTTCTTCCAAACCGGCACTGACATTTTCATCCGACTGGGTTGGCGGCAAAAACCTTGCCTTCGGTATGGTAAAAGAAATCCTGCGCCCCTTTTCAGACGGCACGCCCGCACACTGCCGCAGCCGCACCAACCGGCTGCTTTGGCACACGCTCGAACAAATCGAACCGCAAATCCGCGCCGCCATACGGCGGTACGGCGCAAACCGGATTGCCGTCGTTATCGGCACATCCACCGGCGGCGCGGATGAAAACATCCCGATGTTCCGACAGGCAGTGCAGGGAAAAGCCTGGCAAGGCCTCACGTTCAACCAATGCCAACACCTTATGAACGCGCCCGCCGATTTCATTGCCGACGCTTACGGGCTGAACGGTCTGCGTTATGTCGTTTCCACCGCCTGCACTTCCGGCGCGCGCGCATTAATCAGTGCCGCACGCCTGCTTCGCGCCGGTATGTGCGATGCGGTCGTCTGCGGCGGCGCAGACACACTCTCGCCGCTGACCGTCAATGGATTCGCCTCACTGGAAGTCTTGTCCCCAAACATTGCCAATCCTTTCTCCGCCAACCGTGACGGCATCAATATCGGCGAAGGCGCAGCCGTATTCATCATGACGCGCGATGCGGATTTTTCCGGCGGTATGCGGCTTCTGGGTTATGGCGCAAGCAGCGATGCCTACCATATTTCCACGCCGCGCCCCGACGCTCAAGGCGCAATTCTTGCCTTTCAGACGGCATTACAACACGCAAACCTTGCGCCCGAAGACATCGGCTGGATTAATCTGCACGGCACCGGGACGCACCACAACGACAGTATGGAAAGCCGCGCCGTTGCAGCGGTTTTCGGCAACAATACGCCCTGCACGTCCACCAAGCCGCAAACCGGACACACGCTGGGCGCGGCGGGCGCAATCGAAGCCGCGTTCGCGTGGGGCATTGCCGACCGGCAAAGCAATCCCGAAGGAAAACTTCCGCCCCAGCTTTGGGACGGGCAGAACGACCCCGACCTGCCCGCTATCAACCTGACCGGCAGCGGCAGCCGCTGGGAAACCGAAAAACGCATTGCCTCCAGCTCGTCATTTGCCTTCGGGGGAAGCAACTGCGTCTTAATCATCGGATGA
- a CDS encoding sodium-dependent transporter has translation MSNHTSWSSKIGFVLAAAGSAIGLGAIWKFPYTAGTNGGAVFFLLFLIFTILVALPVQLAEFYIGRTGGKNAVDSFRVLRPGTRWLWVGRMGVAACFILLSFYSVVGGWVLNYVVHSFTGAVHTGADFEALFGTTISNPAGSLSYQALFMLITVWVVKGGISDGIEKANRYLMPGLFILFIALAIRSLTLPGAMEGVSFLLKPNWSYFKADTMITALGQAFFALSIGVSAMITYASYLGKDQDMFRSGHTIMWMNLLVSLLAGLVIFPAVFAFGFEPSQGPGLIFIVLPAVFMKMPFGTVLFAVFMLLVVFATLTSAFSMLETVIAATIRQDERKRKKHTWLIGTAIFIVGIPSALSFGVWGEFKVFGKTIFDLWDYVISAVIMPIGALSVSIFTAWIQDKQSVLKDTGAGSTVPRAVLLLWLNTLRYLAPIAIIIVFVNSLGIL, from the coding sequence ATGAGTAACCATACTTCTTGGTCGTCCAAAATCGGTTTCGTCCTTGCTGCGGCAGGTTCGGCTATCGGTTTGGGCGCGATTTGGAAATTTCCTTATACGGCGGGCACCAACGGCGGCGCGGTGTTTTTCCTGCTGTTTTTGATATTTACTATCTTGGTCGCCCTACCCGTTCAGCTTGCCGAATTTTATATCGGGCGCACGGGCGGTAAAAATGCCGTCGATTCCTTCAGGGTTCTGCGTCCGGGTACGCGGTGGCTTTGGGTCGGGCGGATGGGCGTTGCCGCCTGCTTTATTTTGCTGTCGTTTTACAGCGTGGTCGGCGGATGGGTATTAAATTATGTCGTCCACAGTTTCACGGGGGCGGTTCATACCGGCGCGGACTTTGAAGCCCTGTTCGGCACAACGATTTCCAATCCGGCAGGTTCGCTGTCCTATCAGGCACTGTTTATGCTGATTACGGTTTGGGTGGTCAAAGGCGGGATTTCAGACGGCATTGAAAAGGCAAACCGTTATCTGATGCCGGGGCTGTTTATCCTCTTTATTGCGCTGGCAATCCGTTCGCTGACGCTGCCGGGTGCAATGGAGGGCGTGTCTTTCCTGCTCAAACCGAATTGGTCGTACTTTAAAGCCGATACAATGATTACGGCTTTGGGACAGGCGTTTTTTGCCCTGAGCATCGGCGTTTCCGCTATGATTACCTACGCTTCGTATTTGGGGAAAGATCAGGATATGTTCCGCTCGGGGCATACGATTATGTGGATGAACCTCTTGGTTTCGCTGTTGGCAGGTTTGGTGATTTTTCCGGCGGTGTTCGCCTTCGGTTTCGAACCGAGCCAGGGGCCGGGATTGATTTTTATCGTATTGCCGGCGGTGTTTATGAAAATGCCGTTCGGTACGGTTTTGTTTGCGGTATTTATGCTCTTGGTTGTTTTTGCCACGCTGACTTCGGCGTTTTCGATGTTGGAAACGGTCATTGCCGCAACCATCCGCCAAGACGAGCGCAAACGCAAAAAGCACACTTGGCTTATCGGCACGGCTATTTTCATTGTCGGCATCCCGTCCGCGCTGTCTTTCGGCGTATGGGGTGAGTTTAAGGTTTTCGGCAAAACCATTTTTGATTTGTGGGACTATGTTATTTCCGCCGTCATTATGCCGATTGGTGCTTTGAGTGTTTCCATCTTTACCGCCTGGATTCAGGACAAGCAGTCTGTGTTAAAAGATACCGGCGCGGGCAGCACCGTACCCCGAGCAGTGCTGCTGCTGTGGCTGAATACCTTGCGCTACCTCGCCCCGATTGCCATTATTATCGTTTTCGTCAATTCTTTGGGCATCCTTTAA
- a CDS encoding MMPL family transporter, with amino-acid sequence MTRLIYTLLMSALAAFACYNITTRDWLQTDLTELLPKSSQDAVLQAAERAGDAQINSQIILLAGSPRPETAFQTASEIASLWRQSGIFSEVNSQISPDFAQIRQDIGRISLAVLPEAQRRLLTEKPADYFRQRAEDAANPFAVSPLPLDEDWLGFGRFVAGKINPQTRLQWHPENGMLFNEDNGKTWVWIRAKLPDNALPQDALANLLQKTQTLASGRHAEILTGGGALFAAAAKADAEKESRIMGFAGITLTIALILWVFRSARTFWLLLPPAAGMLAGLAATLAVFGHIHALTLVIGTSLIGMLVDFPLHWLTPSVFSPWRAKPAMRQVLPAFAVSLLITVSGYALLWFTPLPVLQQTAVFSGFSLLGAFGATVCLLPPLFTRYQAKPVPFAALSAALGKRTRKQLPPSFTYPAAVFLMVFAAVGLWRGNWHDDIRQWVNMPPVLLSQIQKIGTLGGTDFSGQYLVAEAASEDALLLKNAELRRVLAPLIRQGKLKGIQSLDQFILPTAEQNRLKQYLRAIADKPGNYRALHELGIPEDTLKSALLQAADTPAITLSDGIALPLAQAWKPLYLGEAAPHRYASVIRLNGLTEPETVRKTAETIPGIKWADKRGRLNELFRHTRNQAAWLKLSSYLLAWLLLWRLFDARQGGKILAVPIAAAIGTVAVLGWLGIPVSLFAMFGLLLVSAIGIDYAVYALNAGHSTDARLGGMLLAALTTGISFVLLAFSGTPAVAAFGITVGIGVILNLWLAARLMYSAPDTQHPDRQPPCRRFRFRRHF; translated from the coding sequence ATGACCCGCCTGATTTACACCCTGCTGATGTCGGCACTTGCCGCCTTTGCCTGTTACAACATCACAACGCGCGATTGGCTGCAAACCGATTTGACCGAGCTGCTGCCCAAGAGCAGCCAAGATGCCGTTTTGCAGGCGGCGGAACGCGCCGGCGACGCGCAAATCAACAGTCAAATCATCCTGCTGGCGGGCAGCCCCCGACCCGAAACCGCATTTCAGACGGCATCGGAAATCGCCTCCTTATGGCGGCAAAGCGGGATATTTTCCGAAGTAAACAGCCAAATCAGTCCCGACTTTGCACAAATCCGCCAAGACATCGGCAGAATCAGTTTGGCCGTCTTACCCGAAGCCCAACGGCGTTTGCTGACCGAAAAACCCGCCGACTATTTCCGCCAACGCGCCGAAGATGCCGCCAACCCGTTTGCCGTATCCCCCCTGCCCTTAGACGAGGACTGGCTGGGTTTCGGGCGTTTCGTTGCCGGCAAAATCAATCCCCAAACCCGTCTGCAATGGCACCCCGAAAACGGTATGCTGTTCAACGAAGACAACGGAAAAACCTGGGTTTGGATACGCGCCAAGCTGCCCGATAACGCCCTGCCTCAAGATGCCTTGGCAAACCTGCTCCAAAAAACACAGACATTGGCATCCGGCAGGCACGCCGAAATCCTGACCGGGGGCGGCGCACTTTTTGCAGCAGCCGCCAAAGCCGATGCAGAAAAAGAAAGCCGGATAATGGGTTTTGCCGGCATTACCCTGACCATCGCCCTCATCTTGTGGGTTTTCCGCAGCGCGCGCACTTTCTGGCTGCTGCTGCCGCCTGCGGCGGGAATGCTGGCGGGCTTGGCGGCGACGCTGGCGGTATTCGGGCATATCCACGCCCTGACGCTGGTTATCGGCACGAGCCTGATCGGGATGCTGGTCGATTTCCCGCTGCACTGGCTGACCCCGTCGGTATTTTCGCCGTGGCGGGCGAAACCGGCGATGAGGCAGGTATTGCCCGCCTTTGCCGTCAGCCTGCTGATTACCGTTTCGGGATACGCGCTGCTCTGGTTCACACCTTTGCCGGTTTTACAGCAAACTGCCGTTTTCTCCGGCTTTTCGCTGCTGGGCGCATTCGGCGCGACCGTCTGCCTGCTGCCGCCCCTGTTTACCCGTTATCAGGCGAAACCCGTACCTTTTGCCGCCTTGAGTGCCGCGCTCGGCAAACGCACCCGAAAACAACTTCCCCCGTCCTTCACTTATCCCGCAGCAGTTTTCCTGATGGTTTTCGCCGCCGTCGGACTGTGGCGCGGCAACTGGCACGACGACATCCGCCAATGGGTGAATATGCCGCCCGTACTGTTGTCGCAAATACAAAAAATCGGCACATTGGGCGGAACCGATTTCAGCGGTCAATATCTGGTTGCCGAAGCCGCAAGCGAAGACGCGCTGCTGTTAAAAAATGCCGAACTGCGCCGCGTCCTCGCCCCCCTGATTCGACAAGGCAAACTGAAAGGCATCCAATCGCTGGATCAGTTCATCCTGCCGACAGCCGAACAAAACCGCCTGAAACAATATTTGCGCGCGATTGCAGACAAACCCGGCAACTACCGCGCCCTGCACGAACTGGGCATTCCCGAAGACACGCTGAAATCCGCCCTGCTGCAAGCGGCCGACACGCCCGCCATCACGCTTTCAGACGGCATCGCCCTGCCTCTGGCGCAGGCTTGGAAACCTCTGTATCTCGGCGAAGCCGCACCGCACCGTTATGCCTCCGTTATCCGTCTGAACGGCTTGACCGAACCGGAAACCGTCCGTAAAACGGCGGAAACCATCCCGGGAATCAAATGGGCGGACAAGCGCGGCAGGCTCAACGAACTGTTCCGCCATACGCGCAATCAGGCGGCTTGGCTGAAATTGTCGTCTTACCTGTTGGCATGGCTGCTGCTGTGGCGGCTGTTTGACGCACGGCAGGGTGGAAAAATCCTCGCCGTCCCCATTGCTGCCGCCATCGGCACTGTTGCCGTATTGGGTTGGCTGGGCATACCCGTCAGCCTGTTTGCCATGTTCGGATTGCTGCTGGTTTCCGCCATCGGCATTGATTATGCCGTTTACGCGCTCAATGCCGGACACAGCACCGATGCGCGGCTGGGCGGTATGCTGCTTGCCGCGCTCACGACAGGCATCTCCTTCGTCCTGCTTGCCTTCAGCGGAACACCGGCCGTCGCCGCATTCGGCATAACCGTCGGCATCGGGGTCATATTGAACCTGTGGCTGGCGGCACGGCTGATGTACTCCGCCCCCGATACGCAGCATCCCGACCGTCAGCCGCCCTGCCGCCGTTTCCGCTTCAGACGGCATTTTTGA
- a CDS encoding LpxL/LpxP family acyltransferase: MNGASRHWAEQNERGNRLFLKLTAVIVRYFPPLLMKPCIWFVVLYFYLTSPRVRKNLHTYQNRLRYTFPDAMPSENRIFAQFLAFGEAVCDRFAVWQRKIRYEDLIIEDPDNLTAAMYQNGRGQIFACSHLGNTEICRALVSHHRNFKLNVLVHSRHAQMFNEALQQAGADKIQLIQVSDLDASLMMTLSRRIEAGEWLAVAADRIPVRGEKTVTVDFLQHRTEIPQGAWILASLLKTKVNALFCIKQDGRYRLKLRPMTDTSDWTRAERTQKIKESAQHFARILEEECRLNPLQWFNFYDFWHTEHHPR; this comes from the coding sequence ATGAACGGCGCATCCCGACACTGGGCGGAACAAAACGAACGCGGCAACCGCCTGTTCCTCAAGCTGACGGCGGTAATTGTTCGTTACTTCCCTCCCCTGCTGATGAAACCGTGTATTTGGTTTGTCGTCCTATATTTCTACCTGACCTCACCCCGGGTGCGGAAAAACCTCCATACCTACCAAAACCGCCTGCGATATACCTTTCCCGACGCTATGCCGTCTGAAAACCGCATATTCGCGCAGTTTTTGGCATTCGGCGAAGCCGTTTGCGACCGGTTTGCCGTATGGCAGCGCAAAATACGTTACGAAGACTTGATTATCGAAGACCCCGACAACCTGACCGCCGCCATGTATCAAAACGGGCGCGGACAGATTTTTGCCTGTTCGCACCTGGGCAATACGGAAATCTGCCGCGCACTGGTTTCCCACCACCGGAATTTCAAACTCAACGTCCTCGTACACAGCCGCCACGCACAAATGTTCAACGAAGCCCTGCAACAGGCGGGAGCGGACAAAATCCAACTGATACAGGTAAGCGACTTGGACGCATCGTTGATGATGACGCTCAGCCGACGTATTGAAGCAGGAGAGTGGCTGGCCGTCGCCGCCGACCGCATCCCCGTCCGGGGCGAAAAAACCGTAACCGTCGATTTTTTGCAACACCGTACCGAAATACCCCAAGGGGCGTGGATTCTGGCATCGCTGCTGAAAACCAAGGTCAACGCGCTGTTTTGCATCAAACAGGACGGACGCTACCGCCTGAAACTTCGCCCTATGACCGACACATCGGATTGGACGCGGGCGGAACGCACGCAAAAAATCAAAGAATCCGCACAACATTTCGCCCGCATCTTGGAAGAAGAATGCCGTCTGAATCCGCTGCAATGGTTCAATTTTTACGACTTTTGGCATACGGAGCACCATCCCCGATGA
- a CDS encoding glycosyltransferase family 2 protein, with translation MKKVSVLIVAKNEANHIRECIESCRFDKEVIVIDDHSTDNTAEIAEGLGAKVFRRHLNGNFGAQKTFAIEQAGGEWVFLIDADERCTPELSDEISKIVQTGDYAAYFVERRNLFPNHPATHGAMRPDSVCRLMPKKDSSVQGKVHETVQTPYPERRLKHFMYHYTYDNWEQYFNKFNKYTSISAEKYREQGKPVRFVRDIILRPIWGFFKIYILNKGFLDGKMGWIMSVNHSYYTMIKYVKLYYLYKSGGKF, from the coding sequence ATGAAAAAAGTCAGCGTATTGATTGTTGCCAAAAACGAAGCAAACCACATTCGGGAATGTATTGAAAGTTGCCGTTTCGATAAAGAAGTTATCGTTATTGACGACCACAGCACCGACAATACTGCCGAAATTGCCGAGGGTTTGGGCGCAAAAGTCTTCAGACGGCATTTGAACGGGAATTTCGGAGCGCAAAAAACATTTGCCATCGAACAGGCAGGCGGAGAATGGGTTTTCCTGATTGATGCAGACGAACGCTGCACGCCGGAACTATCTGATGAAATCTCAAAAATTGTCCAAACCGGCGATTATGCCGCCTATTTTGTCGAACGCCGCAACCTTTTCCCCAACCATCCCGCCACACACGGCGCGATGCGTCCCGACAGCGTATGCCGTCTGATGCCGAAAAAAGACAGTTCGGTGCAAGGCAAAGTACACGAAACCGTACAAACCCCCTACCCCGAACGCCGTCTGAAGCATTTTATGTACCATTACACATACGACAACTGGGAACAATATTTCAACAAATTCAACAAATATACTTCCATTTCAGCCGAGAAATACCGAGAGCAGGGAAAGCCCGTGCGTTTCGTTAGGGACATTATCCTCCGCCCGATTTGGGGTTTTTTCAAAATTTATATCCTAAACAAAGGGTTTCTCGATGGGAAAATGGGTTGGATTATGTCCGTCAATCACAGCTATTACACGATGATTAAATATGTCAAACTATATTATCTGTACAAATCCGGCGGAAAATTTTAA
- a CDS encoding glycosyltransferase family 4 protein — MEKEFRILNIVSAKIWGGGEQYVYDVSKALGLRGCTMFTAVNKNNELMHRRFSEVSSVFTTRLHTLNGLFSLYALTRFIRKNRISHLMIHTGKIAALSILLKKLTGVRLIFVKHNVVANKTDFYHRLIQKNTDRFICVSHLVYDVQTVGNPFKEKYRIVHNGIDTGRFPPSQEKPDSRFFTVAYAGRISPEKGLENLIEACVILHQKYPQIRLKLAGHGHPDYMCRLKRNVSASGAEPFVSFEGFTEKLASFYRQSDVVVLPSLVPEAFGLSLCEAMYCRTAVISNTLGAQKEIIEHHQSGILLDRLTPESLADEIERLVLNPEAKNALATAGHQCVANRFTINHTADKLLDAI, encoded by the coding sequence ATGGAAAAAGAATTCAGGATATTAAATATCGTATCGGCCAAGATTTGGGGCGGGGGCGAACAATATGTCTATGATGTTTCAAAAGCATTGGGACTTCGGGGCTGCACGATGTTTACCGCCGTCAATAAAAATAATGAATTGATGCACAGGCGATTTTCCGAAGTTTCTTCCGTTTTCACAACGCGCCTTCACACGCTCAACGGGCTGTTTTCGCTCTACGCACTTACCCGCTTTATCCGGAAAAACCGCATTTCCCACCTGATGATACACACCGGCAAAATTGCCGCCTTATCCATACTTTTGAAAAAACTGACCGGGGTGCGCCTGATATTTGTCAAACATAATGTCGTCGCCAACAAAACCGATTTTTATCACCGCCTGATACAGAAAAACACCGACCGCTTTATTTGCGTTTCCCATCTGGTTTACGATGTGCAAACCGTCGGCAATCCCTTTAAAGAAAAATACCGGATTGTTCATAACGGTATCGATACCGGCCGGTTCCCTCCCTCTCAAGAAAAACCCGACAGCCGTTTTTTTACCGTCGCCTACGCCGGCAGGATCAGTCCGGAAAAAGGATTGGAAAACCTGATTGAAGCCTGTGTGATACTGCATCAGAAATATCCTCAAATCAGGCTCAAATTGGCAGGGCACGGACATCCGGATTATATGTGCCGCCTGAAGCGGAACGTATCTGCTTCGGGAGCAGAACCATTTGTTTCTTTTGAAGGGTTTACCGAAAAACTTGCTTCGTTTTACCGCCAAAGCGATGTCGTGGTTTTGCCCAGCCTCGTCCCGGAGGCATTCGGTTTGTCATTATGCGAGGCGATGTACTGCCGAACGGCGGTGATTTCCAATACTTTGGGCGCGCAAAAGGAAATTATCGAACATCATCAATCGGGGATTCTGCTGGATAGGCTGACACCTGAATCTTTGGCGGACGAAATCGAACGCCTCGTCTTAAACCCCGAAGCAAAAAACGCACTGGCAACGGCAGGGCATCAATGCGTCGCCAACCGTTTTACCATCAACCATACCGCCGACAAATTATTGGATGCAATATAA